ACAGCGGGCGGCTGCGCGTCGAGGTGGCCGCGACCTTCCCACTGGAGCGGGCCGCCGACGCCCAGCGGCTCAACGCCGGGGGCCACACCCGGGGCAAGGTCGTCGTCACCGTCTCCTGAGCCGCGCCGGGCCAGCGCCGGGCCCGTGCCGGACAACGGGAGAACAGACCGCCCGCCGAGGCGGGTGTGCCCGGGGCCCGTGCACTCGGGCCGCCGTGCGATCGCGGCGCCCCGAGCGCCCGCGCCCGTCATCCGCGCGGAGTACCCGGACGAGTACCCGGATGCGCCGCGCCGCAGGCCGCTGTCGGGAGCTCGGCCGGGGCACGATCGCAGCACTGCTGATCGACCACCAGGTCGAGCCGTCGCTCCGATCCGAGCAGTCGTCAGCACCGGATCCGCACCGGCGCCTTCCGTATCCGGCCCACCCGACCCCGGCCCACCTGTATCCGGCCCACCGGCACCCGGCCCACCCGTACCGTCCGTCGCGCCGTCACCTCACGGCTCACCGAACCCATCCGCCGCACCGACACCCCACGGAGCACCGCGACATGACCACCGAATCCTCCACCGCCGAATCCTCCACCGACCCGGCCACCGACCCGGCCGCCGCCGACGCCCCCGCCGTGGTGGCCCGGCTCCGGGCCGCCTACGCGACCGGCCGCACCAAGCCGCTCGACTGGCGGCTCGGCCAGCTCGCCGCCCTGCGCCGCCTGCTCACCGAGCAGAGCGAGGCGCTGACCGAGGCCCTGCACGCCGACCTGGGGAAGGGCCCCGCCGAGGCCTACCGCACCGAGATCGGCTTCACCCTCAACGAGCTCGACCACACCGTCCGGCACCTGGACGAGTGGCTGCGCCCCAAGCCCGCCGCCGTCCCCGAGGGCTTCCTGCCGGCCGAGGCAAGGGCGGTGCGCGAGCCGCTCGGCGTGGTGCTGGTGATCGCCCCGTGGAACTACCCGCTGCAGCTGGCCCTCGCCCCGGTGGTGGGCGCGCTGGCGGCCGGCAACGCCGTGGTGGTCAAGCCGAGCGAGCTGGCGCCCGCCACCTCGGCGGCGATCGCCCGCCTGCTGCCGCGCTACCTCGACCCGGGGGCCGTCGCCGTGGTGGAGGGGGCGGTGGCCGAGACCACCGCCCTGTTGGAGCAGCGCTTCGACCACATCTTCTACACCGGCAACGGCGCGGTGGGGCGGATCGTGATGGCCGCCGCCGCGCGGCACCTGACCCCGGTCACGCTGGAGCTGGGCGGCAAGAGCCCGGTCGTGGTCGACGCCGGGACCGACCTGGCCGTCACCGCCCGGCGGATCGTGGCCGGCAAGTTCCTCAACGCCGGACAGACCTGTGTCGCCCCGGACTACGTGCTCGCGGTCGGCGGCACGGCGCCGGAGCTGGAGGCGGAGCTGGCCGCCGCCGTGCGCGAGCGGTACGGGGACGACCCGTCCGCCGACCCGGAGTACGGGCGGATCGTCAACGACCGTCACTTCGAGCGTCTCACCGCGCTGCTCGGCGACGGCCGGCCCGTCACCGGCGGCGGACACGACCGGGCCACCCGGTACATCGCGCCCACCGTGCTCACCGACGTCTCGGCGCAGGCACCCGTGATGCGGGAGGAGATCTTCGGGCCCGTACTGCCGGTCCTGACCGTCCCGGACCTGGACGCGGCGATCGCCTTCGTCAACGGGCGGGACAAGCCGCTGGCCCTGTACGCCTTCACCGAGTCGCAGACGACCAAGGACCGGCTGGCCGCGGAGACCTCCTCCGGCGCACTCGTGTTCGGGCTGCCGGTCTCGCACCTCGCGGTGCCCGCGCTGCCGTTCGGCGGCGTCGGCGAGAGCGGGATGGGCCGCTACCACGGCGAGTACTCGGTGGAGACCTTCAGTCACACCAAGGCCGTGCTGGACAAGCCCCTGCACTGAGGGGCGAACCCGGGTTCGAAACGCCCGGGCATCCGGTGCGGATCCCGCCCGTCGCGTCCACCGGCGCGGCGGGCAGGACACAATGGGCCCATGAACTCGCTCGCCCACCCGCAGCTGCGCTTCACCCCCACGGTGAAGGACCCCTCCGGCCCCCGGGAGCTGGTGATCCTCGGCTCCACCGGCTCGATCGGCACCCAGGCCATCGACGTGGTGCTGCGCAACCCCGGACGGTTCCGGGTGGTCGCCCTCTCGGCTGCCGGCGGCCGGGTCGCACTGCTCGCCGAGCAGGCCGTGCGACTGGGCGTGCACACGGTCGCGATCGCCGATCCGGCGGCCGAACCCGCACTGCGCGAGGCGCTCGCCGGATGCGCGGCGGGCCGGCCGCTGCCGACGATCCTGACCGGTCCGGACGCGGCGACCGAGCTGGCCTCCCTGGAGTGCCACTCCGTCCTGAACGGCATCACCGGTTCGATCGGCCTGCGCCCGACGCTGGCCGCACTGCGGGCCGGCCGGGTGCTGGTGCTGGCCAACAAGGAGTCGCTGATCGTCGGCGGCCCGCTGGTCAGGGCGCTGGCGAAGCCGGGCCAGATCGTCCCGGTGGACTCCGAGCACACCGCGATCTTCCAGGCGCTGGCCGGCGGCACCCGCGCCGAGGTCCGCAAGCTGGTGGTGACCGCGAGCGGCGGTCCGTTCCGCGGCCGTAGCCGCGAGCAGCTCGCCGCCGTCACCCCGGACGACGCGCTGGCCCACCCGACCTGGGCGATGGGCCCGGTCATCACGATCAACTCGGCGACCCTGGTCAACAAGGGTCTGGAGGTGATCGAGGCACACCTGCTGTACGACGTGCCGTTCGACCGGATCGAGGTCGTGGTCCATCCGCAGTCCGTCGTCCACTCGATGGTGGAGTTCTCGGACGGCTCGACACTCGCCCAGGCCAGCCCGCCGGACATGCGGATGCCGATCGCGCTCGGCCTCGGCTGGCCGGACCGGGTGCCCGACGCCGCCCCCGCCTGCGACTGGACCAAGGCCGCCACCTGGGAGTTCTTCCCGCTCGACAACGAGGCCTTCCCGGCGGTGGAACTGGCCCGGGAGGTCGGCACGCTCGGCGGCACCGCCCCCGCGGTCTTCAACGCGGCCAACGAGGAGTGCGTGGACGCCTTCCTGCAGGGCCGGCTCGCCTTCACCGCGATCGTGGACACTGTTGCCAAGGTCGTCGCCGAACACGGCACGCCCGCCCCGGGAACTTCTCTGACGGTCGAGGACGTCCTGCACGCCGAGGACTGGGCCCGCGCCCGGGCCCGCGAGCTGGCGGCCGGCTGACCGGCGACACGGACGACAGGGACGGTACGGACCGGATGGGTGCACAGAGCGGTATGACGGAGGACCAGCGGTGACAACAGTGATGTGGGTGGTCGGCATCGTGGTCTTCGCGTTCGGGCTGCTGTTCT
The sequence above is drawn from the Kitasatospora sp. NBC_00315 genome and encodes:
- a CDS encoding aldehyde dehydrogenase family protein yields the protein MTTESSTAESSTDPATDPAAADAPAVVARLRAAYATGRTKPLDWRLGQLAALRRLLTEQSEALTEALHADLGKGPAEAYRTEIGFTLNELDHTVRHLDEWLRPKPAAVPEGFLPAEARAVREPLGVVLVIAPWNYPLQLALAPVVGALAAGNAVVVKPSELAPATSAAIARLLPRYLDPGAVAVVEGAVAETTALLEQRFDHIFYTGNGAVGRIVMAAAARHLTPVTLELGGKSPVVVDAGTDLAVTARRIVAGKFLNAGQTCVAPDYVLAVGGTAPELEAELAAAVRERYGDDPSADPEYGRIVNDRHFERLTALLGDGRPVTGGGHDRATRYIAPTVLTDVSAQAPVMREEIFGPVLPVLTVPDLDAAIAFVNGRDKPLALYAFTESQTTKDRLAAETSSGALVFGLPVSHLAVPALPFGGVGESGMGRYHGEYSVETFSHTKAVLDKPLH
- the dxr gene encoding 1-deoxy-D-xylulose-5-phosphate reductoisomerase, yielding MNSLAHPQLRFTPTVKDPSGPRELVILGSTGSIGTQAIDVVLRNPGRFRVVALSAAGGRVALLAEQAVRLGVHTVAIADPAAEPALREALAGCAAGRPLPTILTGPDAATELASLECHSVLNGITGSIGLRPTLAALRAGRVLVLANKESLIVGGPLVRALAKPGQIVPVDSEHTAIFQALAGGTRAEVRKLVVTASGGPFRGRSREQLAAVTPDDALAHPTWAMGPVITINSATLVNKGLEVIEAHLLYDVPFDRIEVVVHPQSVVHSMVEFSDGSTLAQASPPDMRMPIALGLGWPDRVPDAAPACDWTKAATWEFFPLDNEAFPAVELAREVGTLGGTAPAVFNAANEECVDAFLQGRLAFTAIVDTVAKVVAEHGTPAPGTSLTVEDVLHAEDWARARARELAAG